The following are from one region of the Alkalimarinus sediminis genome:
- a CDS encoding GFA family protein, with translation MIKGSCLCEEVKYQYDGSINEVAVCHCNQCKRAQGTPFVTNAPIELEKFTFTNGSSSLKTFFSSPNKKRVFCGNCGSPLYSQRADMPETIRLRLGTVTEGHIPEPNYEIYCESKSGWFSTNTERPNYEQNKA, from the coding sequence ATGATAAAAGGAAGTTGTCTCTGTGAAGAGGTTAAGTATCAATACGATGGTTCAATCAATGAAGTTGCAGTTTGCCATTGCAACCAATGTAAGCGAGCACAGGGAACACCGTTCGTCACCAATGCTCCAATAGAGCTTGAAAAATTTACTTTTACCAATGGTTCTAGTTCTTTAAAAACGTTCTTCTCAAGTCCAAATAAAAAACGTGTATTTTGTGGTAACTGTGGCAGTCCGTTGTATAGCCAAAGAGCTGACATGCCTGAAACAATAAGGTTAAGGCTTGGTACAGTAACGGAGGGTCATATACCTGAGCCAAACTACGAAATATATTGTGAATCAAAATCAGGCTGGTTTAGTACAAATACTGAAAGACCAAACTATGAACAAAATAAAGCATAA
- a CDS encoding DMP19 family protein: MSDKIPCNECGALVLPSTAERTGGLCMPCKNGTRKSMELAKERYKQERELDKTCPYRALWRVLVDKVFNQSGGFDALTDDEKIYYSVNTLSGDVYNGGFNQYFSNTASEHYIYAELGLVKLGATNSLRLLREGKKQLFGSAQVPKDQVKRWEEIKKHKVEPDLDNLDTEFYKDQDELDLKLEKFAVESGLVKNA; this comes from the coding sequence ATGAGCGATAAAATTCCATGTAATGAATGTGGAGCATTAGTGTTACCAAGTACGGCAGAGCGTACAGGTGGACTATGTATGCCATGTAAAAATGGTACTCGCAAAAGTATGGAATTAGCAAAGGAGCGTTACAAACAAGAAAGGGAATTAGATAAAACGTGCCCTTATAGAGCGTTATGGCGTGTGTTAGTAGACAAGGTGTTTAACCAGTCAGGTGGTTTCGATGCGTTGACAGATGATGAAAAAATATATTACTCCGTCAATACTTTAAGTGGGGATGTATACAACGGCGGCTTTAATCAATATTTTTCCAATACAGCAAGCGAGCATTATATCTATGCTGAATTAGGTTTGGTTAAATTGGGGGCTACAAATTCCTTAAGACTACTAAGAGAAGGAAAAAAACAATTGTTTGGGAGCGCTCAAGTTCCAAAAGATCAAGTTAAGCGTTGGGAAGAAATTAAAAAACATAAAGTCGAGCCTGACCTAGATAATTTAGATACAGAGTTCTATAAAGACCAAGATGAACTTGATCTAAAGCTTGAAAAATTTGCAGTTGAATCGGGTCTCGTAAAAAATGCATAA